In Venenivibrio stagnispumantis, one DNA window encodes the following:
- a CDS encoding LAGLIDADG family homing endonuclease, translating to MESNINPSYIAGLFESTGNLSIKKDKRTKSSYYIHLVLKSKTENNLKSIKEQFGGKLIKINNRYNLILSHRKAYNLLNFIKDFLIDRKEEVEIALKLYQNRFNRKYEPERKKLILKEFLQKTVDKPKIAKEE from the coding sequence ATGGAGAGTAATATAAATCCTTCTTATATTGCCGGTCTTTTTGAATCAACCGGAAATTTATCCATAAAAAAAGATAAAAGAACAAAAAGCTCTTATTATATTCATTTAGTATTAAAATCCAAAACAGAAAATAATCTAAAATCTATAAAAGAACAGTTTGGCGGAAAATTAATAAAAATTAATAACAGATATAATCTAATTTTATCCCATAGGAAAGCTTATAATCTTTTAAATTTTATAAAAGATTTTTTGATTGATAGAAAGGAAGAAGTTGAAATTGCCTTAAAATTATATCAAAATAGATTTAACAGAAAATATGAACCGGAAAGAAAAAAATTAATTTTAAAAGAATTCTTACAAAAAACTGTTGATAAACCGAAAATAGCAAAAGAGGAATAA